The genomic DNA CCGGTTCCGTGCACTCGTGGAGGCCCGGGGGCTGCGCGTCGGCACCCTCGACGTCGACGAACGCGACCAGTTCATCCGCGCCGTCGCGCTCGCCGAGCTCGAGGAGTCGAAGCAGGCGAAGTCGGGCGAAAACGTGTTCACGATGGTGCGCCGCATCGGCCAGGCCAAGGCCGGCCTCGCAGCCGACTACGCCGCGCAGCTCGCGCGCTCGGTCGGCAAGGTGGTGTTCTTCGCCAAGCACATCGACGTCATGGACCAGGCCGAGGCCGCCTTCGCGGCACGCGAGATCCGCACCGTGTCGCTGCGCGGCGACCAGACGGCGCTCGCGCGCCAGGCCGCGATCGACGCATTCAACACCGACCCCGGTGTGCACGTCGCGGTCTGCTCGCTCACCGCGGCGGGGGTCGGCGTGAACCTGCAGGCGGCGTCGAACGTGGTGCTCGCCGAGCTCAGCTGGACCAGCGCCGAGCAGACCCAGGCGATCGACCGCGTGCACCGCATCGGCCAGGACGAACCCGTCACCGCGTGGCGCATCATCGCCGCGCACACGGTGGACGCCCGCATCGCCGAGCTCATCGACGCCAAGCAGGGGCTGGCCGCCCGCGCCCTCGACGGCAGCGACATCGAGCCCGGCTCGGCCGACTCGGTGCAACTCGACGCACTGCAGCACCTGCTGCGGCAGGCGCTCGACGGCGCGCTGTAGCGGGTCGGCGCGCGTGAACCGAACGGGGTGATCGCGCTAGACTCTGGCTCGTCCGTGCCCCGAGGAAGCGGCTCAGGCGAACCCTTCCACTCACGACGAGGAGTCCACGCGGCATGAAGATCGGCTTGCTCACCAGCGGCGGCGACTGTCCGGGCCTGAACGCGGTGATCCGCGGCGCGGTCCTCAAGGGCGTCATCTCGCACGACACCGAGTTCGTCGGGTTCCGCAACGGTTGGCGCGGCGTCGTCGAGCGCGACCTCGTGCCGATCGTCCGGCACGACGTGCGAGGGCTCGCCCGCCAGGGCGGCACCATCCTCGGCTCCTCCCGCACCAACCCGTTCGAGGGCGAGGGCGGCGGCCCCGAGAACATCCAGCGCATGCTCGACGAGGAGGGCATCGACGCGATCATCGCGATCGGCGGCGAGGGCACGCTGACCGCGGCCCGCCGACTCTACGACGAGGGCGGCATCAAGGTCATCGGCGTGCCGAAGACCATCGACAACGACCTCAAGGCCACCGACTACTCGTTCGGCTTCGACACCGCCGTCGAGATCGCGACCGAGGCGATCGACCGGCTGCGCACCACCGCCGACTCGCACGGCCGCTGCATGGTGCTCGAGGTGATGGGCCGCCACGTCGGGTGGATCGCCCTGCACTCGGGCATGGCCGGCGGCGCGCACGCGATCCTCATCCCCGAGCAGCCGCAGTCGATCGAGCAGATCTGCGAATGGGTCGAGTCGGTGCGCGAACGCGGCCGTGCCCCGCTCGTGGTCGTCGCCGAGGGCTTCACGCTGCCCGAGATGACCGAGGCGCACTCGCACAAGGGCCTCGACGCGTTCAACCGGCCGCGGCTCGGCGGTATCGCCGAGATGATCGCCCCGATGATCGAAGAGCGCACCGGCATCGAGTCGCGCGCGACCGTGCTCGGTCACATCCAGCGCGGCGGCGAGCCCACCGCCTACGACCGCGTGCTCGCGACGCGGCTCGGCATGGCCGCGGTCGAAGCCGTCTACGACGCGGCGTGGGGCAGCATGGTCACCCTGCGCGGCACCGAGATCAAGACCGTGTCGATCGCCGAGGCCACCGGGTCGCTCAACACGGTGCCCCAGTCGCGCTACGACGAGGCGCGCATCCTGTTCGGCTGATTCGGAGACTGGCTGCAGGTAGGATCGTGAGCGCGGCGCTCGCCGCATTCGCACGTCCCCACGACTGAACATCCGGTGAATTCCGTTCACCGAACCAGAGAAAGACGCCGGTGGATCTCACCCTCATCGTCGTGCTGGTCATCGCACTGGCGCTCTTCTTCGACTTCACCAACGGATTCCACGACACCGCCAACGCGATGGCGACGCCGATCGCCACCGGCGCGCTGCGGCCGAAGGTCGCCGTGGGGCTCGCCGCCGCGCTCAACCTGGTCGGTGCGTTCCTGTCGACCGAGGTCGCCAAGACGATCTCGGGCGGCATCATCAACGAGGGCGACGGCGGGGTGCTGATCACCCCCGAACTGATCTTCGCCGGCCTCATCGGCGCGATCGTGTGGAACATGATCACCTGGCTGCTCGGGCTGCCGTCGTCGTCGAGCCACGCGCTGTTCGGCGGCCTGATCGGTGCGGCGATCGTCGGCGCCGGCCTCGGCGCGATCGACTTCGGCGTCGTCGTCTCGAAGGTGATCCTGCCGGCGCTGCTCGCGCCGATCACCGCCGGACTCATCGCGTACGTGGCGACGAAGCTCGCCTACGCGATCACCCGCCGGTACGACGGCAAGCCCGACGGCCGCGACGGATTCCGGTACGCGCAGATCTTCTCGTCCTCGCTCGTCGCGCTCGCGCACGGCACCAACGACGCGCAGAAGACGATGGGCGTCATCACGCTCACCCTCGTCGCCGCGGGCCTGCAGACGGCCGGCACCGACGTGCAGTGGTGGGTCATCGTGACGTGTGCGATCGCGATCGCGCTCGGCACCTACATGGGCGGCTGGCGCATCATCAAGACGCTCGGCACGGGCCTCACCGACGTGAAGCCGGCGCAGGGCTTCGCCGCCGAGACGGCGACCGCGGCCACGATCCTCGCGTCCAGCCACGTGGGCTTCGCGCTGTCGACCACGCAGGTCGCGTCGGGTTCGGTGATCGGCTCGGGCCTCGGGCGCCGCGGGTCGAAGGTGCGCTGGAAGACGGCGGGGCGCATCGGCATCGGATGGCTCATGACGCTGCCTGCGGCGGGCGCCGTCGGCGCGCTCGCGGCGCTCGTCGCCCACCTCGGCGTCATCGGGATCATCATCGACGCGGTGGTCGGCACGATCGTGATCGCCGGGATCTTCGTCTGGTCGCGTCGCAGCGAGGTGTCGCACCACAACGTGATCAGCGAGGTCGCCGACTCGGGTCGTGCGGTGAAGATCAAGCGCAACCCGAAGCCGAAGAAGAAGGCCAAGAAGGCGGACACGGGCGGAAAGGCGCCGGCATGATCGACTGGAACGCGTTCCTCCTGGTGCTCGTCTCGGCGCTGATCGGCGCCGCGATCGTGGTGAGCGCCTACGCGCTCGGCATCCGGCTGCTCACGATGTCGGGCCGCACCCCGATCGTCACCCCGGCCGAGTTCACCGATGCGATCACCATCGTGACGCCCGCCGAGATCAAGCAGGCCGAGAAGCGCGCCGCGAAGGCGGCCCGCAAGAGCCCGCTGACCGAAGGCCAGAAGCGGCTCGCCCTGCTCGGCGCCTGGGGGTGCTTCGCCGTGAGCGGTGCGGCCGTGCTCGTGGGCATCTACCTGATCGTCGGCGACCACCTGATCAAGCTGTTCGGCGGCGCCTGATCGGCCGGGCGGCCCGGCCGCCCGCGCAGGCGCGCGCCCGGCGCATCCGCAGCGCTACAGTTTCTCGCATGACGTCACCGACCCCCACCGAGACCACGGCCGAGCTGCCCCAGGCGCGCTCCGCGTTCGACCGCTTCTTCGAGATCAGCGCCCGCGGTTCGACCGTGGGCACCGAGATCCGCGGCGGCATCGTCACGTTCATCACGATGGCGTACATCGTGATCCTGAACCCGATCATCCTGTCGGCGGGCGTCGACGTGAACGGCGACCAGCTGGCGTTCCCGGCCGTCGCCGCGGTTACGGCGCTCACCGCGGGGGTCATGACGATCCTGTTCGGCGTGGTGGCCCGCCTGCCGTTCGCGTTCGCCGCGGGCCTGGGCATCAACTCGTTCCTCGCGTTCAGCGTGGTCGGCCAGGTCACCTGGCCCGAGGCGATGGGCCTCGTCGTCATCAACGGCCTCATCATCGTGCTCCTGGCCGCGACCGGCTTGCGCCGGCTGATCTTCGACGCCGTGCCGTACGAGCTGAAGATCGCGATCACCGTCGGTATCGGCCTGTTCATCGCGTTCATCGGCTTCGTCGACGCGGGCTTCGTGACCGCGACCGGTCAGAACTCGCCGCCGGTCGGCCTCGGCGTGAACGGCTCGGTCGCGACCGTCCCGACGCTGGTGTTCGTCTTCACCCTGCTGCTGACCGGTGTGCTCGTCGCCCGCAAGGTCAAGGGGGCGCTGCTCATCGGCCTCGCGTCGGGCACCGTGGTCGCGGTGATCATCGAGGCGATCTGGCACCTCGGGTCGGGCGTGGACAACCCCGGCGGGTGGGGGCTGTCGGTGCCGGCGTTCAGCGGCAACCCGTTCGCGGTGCCCGACCTCAGCCTCATCGGCCAGGTCAGCTTCGACTTCGGCAAGGTCGGCGCGCTGTCGGCGCTGATGCTCGTCTTCACCCTCGTGTTCACGAACTTCTTCGATGCGATGGGCACCATGACCGGCCTCTCGAAGGAGGCGGGCCTGTCCGACGAGAAGGGCAACTTCCCCCGCCTGAAGTCGGCGCTGATCGTCGAGGGCGTCGGCGCGGTCGCGGGCGGGCTCACCTCGGGGTCGTCGAACACCGTATTCATCGAGTCGGGCTCGGGCATCGGCGAGGGCGCGCGCACCGGCTTCGCGAACCTCATCACCGGCGCCCTGTTCCTGCTGGCGATGTTCCTCACGCCGGTGACCCAGATCGTGCCGAGCGAGGTCGCCGCCTCGGCACTGGTCATCGTCGGCGCGATGATGATGGCCCAGGTGCGCGATCTCGACCTGAAGGACTTCTCGGTGCTGCTGCCCGTGTTCCTCACGATCGTGATCATGCCGCTGACGTACTCGATCGCGAACGGCATCGGCGCGGGCTTCATCGCGTGGGTGGTCATCCGCGCGCTGTCCGGCAAGGCGAAGACCATCAGCCCGCTGCTGTGGGTGGTCGCCGCCGGGTTCCTGCTCTACTTCGCCCGCGGGCCGATCGAGCAGCTGTTCGGCTAGCAGGTCGATCGACGTCGTATCCGGCCGACGGCGAAGCCGTCGGCCGGTC from Agromyces larvae includes the following:
- a CDS encoding 6-phosphofructokinase, whose protein sequence is MKIGLLTSGGDCPGLNAVIRGAVLKGVISHDTEFVGFRNGWRGVVERDLVPIVRHDVRGLARQGGTILGSSRTNPFEGEGGGPENIQRMLDEEGIDAIIAIGGEGTLTAARRLYDEGGIKVIGVPKTIDNDLKATDYSFGFDTAVEIATEAIDRLRTTADSHGRCMVLEVMGRHVGWIALHSGMAGGAHAILIPEQPQSIEQICEWVESVRERGRAPLVVVAEGFTLPEMTEAHSHKGLDAFNRPRLGGIAEMIAPMIEERTGIESRATVLGHIQRGGEPTAYDRVLATRLGMAAVEAVYDAAWGSMVTLRGTEIKTVSIAEATGSLNTVPQSRYDEARILFG
- a CDS encoding peptidase, whose product is MIDWNAFLLVLVSALIGAAIVVSAYALGIRLLTMSGRTPIVTPAEFTDAITIVTPAEIKQAEKRAAKAARKSPLTEGQKRLALLGAWGCFAVSGAAVLVGIYLIVGDHLIKLFGGA
- a CDS encoding inorganic phosphate transporter, translating into MDLTLIVVLVIALALFFDFTNGFHDTANAMATPIATGALRPKVAVGLAAALNLVGAFLSTEVAKTISGGIINEGDGGVLITPELIFAGLIGAIVWNMITWLLGLPSSSSHALFGGLIGAAIVGAGLGAIDFGVVVSKVILPALLAPITAGLIAYVATKLAYAITRRYDGKPDGRDGFRYAQIFSSSLVALAHGTNDAQKTMGVITLTLVAAGLQTAGTDVQWWVIVTCAIAIALGTYMGGWRIIKTLGTGLTDVKPAQGFAAETATAATILASSHVGFALSTTQVASGSVIGSGLGRRGSKVRWKTAGRIGIGWLMTLPAAGAVGALAALVAHLGVIGIIIDAVVGTIVIAGIFVWSRRSEVSHHNVISEVADSGRAVKIKRNPKPKKKAKKADTGGKAPA
- a CDS encoding NCS2 family permease, which translates into the protein MTSPTPTETTAELPQARSAFDRFFEISARGSTVGTEIRGGIVTFITMAYIVILNPIILSAGVDVNGDQLAFPAVAAVTALTAGVMTILFGVVARLPFAFAAGLGINSFLAFSVVGQVTWPEAMGLVVINGLIIVLLAATGLRRLIFDAVPYELKIAITVGIGLFIAFIGFVDAGFVTATGQNSPPVGLGVNGSVATVPTLVFVFTLLLTGVLVARKVKGALLIGLASGTVVAVIIEAIWHLGSGVDNPGGWGLSVPAFSGNPFAVPDLSLIGQVSFDFGKVGALSALMLVFTLVFTNFFDAMGTMTGLSKEAGLSDEKGNFPRLKSALIVEGVGAVAGGLTSGSSNTVFIESGSGIGEGARTGFANLITGALFLLAMFLTPVTQIVPSEVAASALVIVGAMMMAQVRDLDLKDFSVLLPVFLTIVIMPLTYSIANGIGAGFIAWVVIRALSGKAKTISPLLWVVAAGFLLYFARGPIEQLFG